A single genomic interval of Lysobacter avium harbors:
- a CDS encoding glycoside hydrolase family 19 protein: protein MTDETQTLTPLKNFVYPFQAASAGGQGASTATDVVDPQSYYSALAKAEDGFYPIGANGQWHGGIHFGSQTGATLVQDAGIRCIADGEVIAYRIDDTYPTVAYDSCGPATYSTGFALVRHRLQLPPAPKKNESAAAGDSANDTAIAQKEEEPSLILYSLYMHLQHWEGYRADTKKARPAYWGDAVYAVAESANDADRGKNPHIPEGGIGLNLRDAAGKIAGYAPRGVKLKLGGEGKKKGYYAVTGVVSGEVAPAGLTGAYAYKKELTETTADPATDRVVVLDKPIGVNAGDLMGHLGQYQRYVDTNPLGSSCSERPLVQLDVFTCDDVEAFIAKSRERAGELDEKHKTLLLIEAGAKLALPTKADQRITESDGVVLDATSPKTGQWAKVRKGPLQVVGKTGLTRYTTATRTYSNGNVLSRVVDAGGNAIEVDAYNALSAADKAAYTRREVMVPSGDAVWVERGMLGEGPLMTGRSLEAWSRFPLTAGDATGPQAAAPRVVALKSLEEIATEADGTRWWRVVVCASDGSGRAGWASEKGQAKVRLCTPWDWPGFELVTADDMIPATLYANHVAKHPRTPKDEQSTLAAQGASAESSQLFTKLYDLIDLDGDKKLVATEIRKALSQPWLAEAISRLIVRHDSEWAGPMDKWDALDELIPEARKADWTQEKRRIESLLWWDGIREVGDDFATLPKPMHFHPVGVISSFSCGGGCNCVDVDRFIEEYRLKHGTFSNSTGKQLDATSESNLRLLVDGIVDYHRVHGRECYVPHIAYMLATAGHETLWAGTYFESRGEGGGRSYFNKYDPVLASTQAHRDRAFANGNTEEGDGYKYRGRGYVQVTWKDNYRKCGDNLGLDLVGNPDLALAPSVAAGCMTYGMYSGIFTGKKVTTYINKARSDYVSARRVINGVDKAEVIAGHAEIFEAILERVKC from the coding sequence ATGACCGACGAAACCCAGACACTGACTCCCCTGAAAAATTTCGTTTACCCGTTCCAGGCGGCCTCGGCTGGCGGCCAAGGGGCTTCAACGGCGACCGACGTCGTCGACCCGCAGAGCTACTACAGCGCCTTGGCCAAGGCCGAAGACGGGTTCTACCCGATCGGTGCCAACGGGCAATGGCATGGTGGGATCCACTTCGGCAGCCAGACTGGCGCAACGCTGGTGCAGGATGCCGGTATCCGTTGTATCGCCGATGGCGAAGTGATCGCCTACCGGATCGATGACACCTATCCCACGGTCGCTTATGACTCCTGCGGCCCGGCGACCTACTCGACCGGCTTCGCGCTGGTCCGGCACCGGTTGCAGCTGCCGCCGGCGCCAAAGAAGAACGAAAGTGCAGCCGCGGGAGATTCCGCCAACGACACGGCAATCGCGCAAAAAGAAGAAGAGCCGTCGCTGATTCTGTACAGCCTGTACATGCACCTTCAGCACTGGGAGGGCTACCGGGCCGATACGAAGAAGGCGCGGCCGGCCTATTGGGGTGACGCGGTATACGCGGTAGCCGAATCCGCCAACGATGCCGACCGGGGCAAGAACCCGCATATCCCCGAAGGTGGCATCGGTCTGAACCTGCGCGACGCCGCCGGCAAGATCGCCGGGTACGCCCCGCGCGGCGTCAAACTCAAGCTCGGTGGAGAGGGCAAGAAGAAGGGCTACTACGCGGTTACAGGGGTCGTGAGCGGTGAAGTGGCGCCTGCCGGGCTGACCGGCGCGTATGCGTACAAGAAGGAGCTGACCGAGACCACCGCCGACCCTGCCACCGACAGGGTGGTCGTGCTCGACAAACCGATCGGGGTCAATGCCGGTGATCTGATGGGACACCTTGGCCAGTACCAGCGATACGTCGATACCAACCCGTTGGGGTCGAGCTGCAGCGAAAGGCCGCTGGTGCAGCTGGACGTGTTTACCTGCGACGATGTCGAAGCATTCATCGCCAAGAGCCGCGAACGCGCCGGCGAGCTGGACGAGAAACACAAGACCCTGTTGCTTATTGAGGCCGGGGCGAAGCTGGCGCTACCGACCAAAGCCGATCAGCGGATTACCGAAAGCGACGGCGTGGTCTTGGACGCGACGTCACCGAAAACCGGTCAGTGGGCCAAGGTCCGGAAAGGCCCCCTGCAAGTGGTTGGCAAGACCGGCTTGACCCGCTACACCACCGCGACCCGCACTTACAGCAATGGCAACGTGCTTTCGCGGGTGGTGGATGCCGGCGGCAATGCAATTGAAGTGGACGCCTACAACGCACTCTCGGCTGCAGACAAGGCCGCCTATACCCGACGCGAAGTCATGGTACCCAGCGGGGATGCCGTCTGGGTAGAGCGCGGGATGCTTGGCGAGGGTCCGTTGATGACCGGCCGTTCCTTGGAGGCTTGGAGCCGGTTCCCATTGACTGCGGGTGATGCCACTGGGCCGCAAGCCGCCGCTCCGCGAGTGGTCGCGTTGAAATCCCTGGAGGAGATCGCCACCGAAGCCGACGGCACGCGCTGGTGGCGAGTGGTGGTGTGCGCGAGTGACGGCAGCGGACGCGCGGGCTGGGCAAGTGAGAAAGGGCAAGCCAAGGTGCGATTGTGCACGCCGTGGGATTGGCCGGGATTTGAGCTGGTCACAGCCGATGACATGATACCGGCGACTCTCTACGCCAACCACGTGGCCAAACATCCCCGGACGCCGAAAGACGAACAGTCAACCCTCGCGGCACAAGGTGCCAGCGCCGAAAGCTCGCAACTATTCACCAAGCTGTATGACCTGATCGATCTGGATGGCGACAAAAAGCTGGTTGCTACCGAAATTCGCAAAGCCCTCAGTCAACCCTGGCTGGCCGAGGCCATTTCCCGCCTGATTGTCCGCCACGACAGCGAGTGGGCTGGTCCGATGGATAAGTGGGACGCGCTCGATGAGTTGATCCCGGAAGCGCGCAAGGCCGACTGGACGCAGGAGAAAAGGCGGATTGAGTCTTTGCTTTGGTGGGATGGTATTCGAGAGGTGGGGGATGACTTTGCAACGCTCCCAAAGCCCATGCACTTCCATCCGGTAGGGGTGATTTCCAGCTTCTCATGCGGTGGCGGCTGCAACTGTGTAGACGTTGATCGATTTATAGAAGAATATCGACTAAAGCACGGCACCTTCTCAAACTCCACGGGAAAACAGCTGGATGCAACGTCCGAGAGTAATCTCAGACTGCTGGTCGACGGAATCGTTGACTACCATAGGGTTCATGGGCGCGAATGCTACGTTCCTCATATCGCCTATATGCTGGCCACAGCCGGGCATGAGACGTTGTGGGCCGGAACCTATTTTGAATCCCGCGGCGAAGGTGGCGGGAGGTCTTACTTCAATAAGTACGATCCAGTTCTTGCGAGTACCCAGGCCCATCGAGACCGCGCATTTGCCAATGGGAATACTGAAGAGGGTGATGGATACAAATACAGAGGTCGGGGGTATGTCCAAGTCACATGGAAAGATAATTATCGGAAATGTGGCGATAACTTAGGGTTGGACTTGGTTGGAAATCCTGATCTAGCACTAGCTCCCTCGGTCGCAGCAGGCTGTATGACCTACGGGATGTACTCTGGGATATTTACTGGCAAGAAAGTTACCACGTACATAAATAAAGCAAGATCTGATTATGTTAGCGCCCGCAGGGTTATTAACGGAGTGGACAAAGCAGAGGTAATTGCGGGGCATGCAGAAATTTTTGAGGCCATTTTAGAGAGGGTGAAATGTTAA
- a CDS encoding type VI secretion system Vgr family protein, with product MDTDIQSVVARALSRVSQHQRLIEIDTALPDALVVERFEGIESVCDDFIFSVDCLSTDPFLEARALLGQPMALRLRLAGGSLRHWHGHCTRVMPLGSDGGFARYRLVMAPWTAFLKLRRNALVFQDLDALGVLERVLDDYPQAALRVDATQSLPVYPITTQYRESDHAFVFRLLADAGLAWRFEHAQDDEGGVTLVVFDRDATVPEAMESTLRFHRSDATEASDGIQRFSEQRQTTASILGTASWQPEQVEAVAGSAIGAAVGSNAPALEAWSMVRNGRFASRSDAEQHAALQLDALRLPQRLYAGAGSARSMAAGFAFTLTQHPDLSGQAFLPLVIEHRAANNLDSGIAELLGPAGGIERGNYRNRFLAVTAETPVVPVARYKPTAPGLQTAIVVGLPESALTSTRDHQVRIQFPWQRGTAPNPGGLTETGSTAHPNGHAPGDDTSGTWVRVAEWMAGPNWGSHALPRVGSEVLVEFLYGDIDQPVITGQLYNGKVAPPFALADASNHPGTLSGLHTQSLDGGDTQQWVIDDAPGQLRQRLHTSLADSRLELGYLIDHDNARRSSLRGSGFDLATLGWANLRAGQGVLLSTTARNEGVSTQMDVAEAVGQLKGAERTAQALDDALGSAQVAPLSANERQTEMLAHVDTDQDGHYNGAVNGQSATKPSGGERDGGDDAPGRAGAAGAGSAGAAPVERLATPLLFIESPDAIALATPKSALAHAAGNIHLTSQQDAHIAAGQTLAGVAGGQLALFAQRGPIKAIAADGPVSLQAHTGKLEVLADQSVTITASDERIDVLAKDKIVLQAGQTKITLEAGDITFACPGEFRVKAGQVPFKGGASGDVSLSLPDGLLKFKPDRMPDFSG from the coding sequence ATGGATACGGATATCCAGTCTGTCGTGGCGCGCGCACTGTCGCGTGTGTCGCAGCACCAGCGCCTGATCGAGATCGACACCGCGCTGCCTGACGCGCTTGTCGTCGAACGCTTTGAAGGCATTGAGTCGGTCTGCGACGACTTCATTTTCAGCGTGGACTGCCTGTCCACCGATCCCTTTCTGGAGGCCCGCGCGTTGCTTGGCCAGCCGATGGCGCTGCGCCTGCGGCTGGCCGGTGGCAGCCTGCGCCACTGGCACGGCCACTGCACCCGGGTCATGCCGTTGGGCAGCGACGGCGGGTTTGCCCGCTACCGATTGGTGATGGCGCCGTGGACGGCATTTCTGAAGCTGCGCCGCAACGCACTGGTGTTCCAGGATCTGGATGCGCTGGGCGTGCTGGAGCGGGTACTGGATGACTATCCGCAGGCGGCGCTGCGTGTGGATGCGACCCAGTCGCTGCCGGTGTACCCGATCACCACCCAGTACCGCGAGAGCGACCATGCGTTCGTGTTCCGCCTGCTGGCCGATGCCGGGCTGGCGTGGCGGTTTGAGCACGCGCAGGACGACGAGGGCGGCGTCACCTTGGTGGTGTTCGATCGCGACGCGACCGTGCCGGAGGCGATGGAGTCCACCTTGCGCTTCCATCGCAGTGATGCGACCGAGGCCAGCGATGGGATCCAGCGCTTCAGCGAACAGCGCCAGACAACGGCCAGCATCCTGGGCACCGCCAGCTGGCAGCCGGAGCAGGTGGAAGCCGTGGCGGGCAGCGCGATTGGTGCTGCGGTCGGGTCGAATGCGCCGGCGTTGGAGGCGTGGTCGATGGTGCGCAATGGACGCTTCGCCAGCCGCAGCGACGCCGAGCAACACGCCGCACTGCAACTGGATGCGCTGCGTTTACCCCAGCGCCTGTACGCTGGCGCCGGCAGCGCCCGCAGCATGGCGGCGGGGTTTGCGTTCACCCTGACCCAGCACCCGGACCTGTCCGGGCAGGCGTTCCTGCCACTGGTGATTGAACACCGCGCCGCGAACAATCTGGACAGCGGCATCGCCGAGTTGTTGGGCCCTGCGGGCGGAATCGAGCGCGGCAACTACCGCAACCGCTTCCTCGCCGTCACTGCCGAGACGCCGGTCGTGCCGGTCGCACGCTACAAGCCCACCGCGCCGGGCCTGCAGACCGCGATCGTCGTCGGCCTGCCCGAGTCGGCGCTGACCTCCACCCGCGACCATCAGGTGCGGATCCAGTTCCCGTGGCAGCGCGGCACCGCGCCCAATCCGGGCGGCCTGACCGAGACCGGCTCCACCGCCCACCCGAATGGCCACGCCCCCGGCGACGACACCAGCGGCACCTGGGTGCGTGTCGCCGAATGGATGGCCGGCCCGAACTGGGGCAGCCATGCCCTGCCACGCGTCGGCAGCGAGGTGCTGGTTGAGTTCCTGTATGGCGACATCGACCAGCCGGTGATCACCGGCCAGCTCTACAACGGCAAGGTCGCCCCGCCGTTTGCGTTGGCCGACGCCAGCAACCACCCCGGCACCCTGAGCGGGCTGCACACCCAGAGCCTGGACGGCGGCGATACCCAGCAATGGGTGATCGACGACGCCCCCGGCCAACTGCGCCAGCGCCTGCACACCAGCCTGGCCGACAGCCGGCTGGAACTGGGCTACCTGATCGACCACGACAATGCCCGCCGCAGCAGTCTGCGGGGATCGGGGTTTGATCTGGCGACGCTGGGTTGGGCGAACCTGCGTGCCGGCCAGGGCGTGCTGCTGTCGACCACCGCGCGCAATGAAGGTGTGTCGACCCAGATGGATGTCGCCGAAGCCGTCGGCCAGCTCAAGGGTGCCGAGCGCACTGCGCAGGCGCTGGATGACGCGCTCGGCAGTGCGCAGGTCGCCCCGCTGTCTGCCAACGAACGCCAAACCGAAATGCTGGCCCACGTGGACACCGATCAGGACGGTCACTACAACGGCGCCGTCAACGGCCAGTCCGCGACCAAGCCGTCCGGCGGCGAGCGGGACGGTGGCGACGACGCACCTGGACGTGCGGGTGCCGCGGGCGCAGGAAGCGCAGGAGCGGCCCCGGTCGAGCGGCTGGCGACCCCGCTGCTGTTTATCGAAAGCCCCGACGCGATCGCTCTGGCCACACCGAAAAGCGCGCTCGCCCACGCCGCCGGCAACATCCATCTGACCAGCCAGCAGGACGCCCACATCGCGGCCGGGCAGACCTTGGCCGGGGTTGCCGGTGGGCAGTTGGCCCTGTTCGCCCAGCGCGGCCCGATCAAGGCCATCGCCGCCGACGGCCCGGTCAGCCTGCAGGCCCACACCGGAAAGCTGGAAGTGCTGGCCGACCAGAGCGTCACGATCACCGCCAGTGACGAGCGCATCGATGTACTGGCCAAGGACAAGATCGTCCTGCAGGCCGGGCAGACCAAGATCACGTTGGAGGCGGGCGACATCACCTTTGCGTGTCCGGGCGAGTTCCGGGTCAAGGCGGGGCAGGTGCCGTTCAAGGGTGGGGCGAGTGGCGATGTCAGCCTGTCACTGCCGGATGGACTGCTGAAATTCAAGCCCGATCGGATGCCGGATTTCTCCGGCTGA
- a CDS encoding sulfatase-like hydrolase/transferase: MNRYLYASLVGAAVLAFQLVTAISSRLQALANESTEFIARAVTDGLPLTLARVLGGYLLVSLLAHIAPLLLASRVHHDLLTRGPSWVRNALARRGSHTMALTATLMLMVIANHNIFPVSRGIPNSDLLLIQPASPALIYGLSIGCGALLMYWVVRIATVPTRTVLLAVIALLIAGRAPLPPYSSSNTPPRAQPDIIVIGVDSLRPDHLKAFGYDGETLTPTIDGFLRNAINFEQAYTPMARTFVAYMSILSGRYPTRHGARENLYPSDKIDKQASVAHRLKDAGYTTMFAMDESRFANFDQGYGFDTLVTPPPGVFDFLVGDFLDTIGTNLAQLLPYADVWMPHVAGNRAAATIYRPAAHDNRLARAVAAADSQKPLFLVSHYCIAHVPYVQATNVDGNARTPYEGALQVADGQVAKIMLQLKAAGRLRNAVVVILSDHGEALGLQPDQWLEEPAQNNIGNQASIGPYFGHGSPAMDESQMHVLLAMQRYRDGEPVWPSATSQHPASLIDVMPTVLSKIGTSFSDIDFDGRELINAKGNSLPYSERPIFFESGISGASLQKKNIDPDEVATELSRLFELTPDHHLQLRQSDVREQLRLKQRAVFFKRYGVSSWPSGMFNGPNDCWMKLDRTTLAAQCLPLLTTDPVVTAYKTLLCRHFATDHEFEAHWCASAGNGVTAIEAATLGNAAQ; the protein is encoded by the coding sequence ATGAATCGCTATCTCTATGCGTCACTGGTTGGCGCGGCCGTCCTCGCTTTCCAGTTGGTGACGGCAATCAGTTCTCGACTGCAAGCCCTGGCAAATGAATCTACGGAATTCATTGCCCGTGCCGTCACCGATGGCTTGCCGCTCACGCTGGCCCGGGTGCTGGGCGGATACCTGCTGGTTAGCCTGCTCGCACATATAGCGCCATTGCTATTGGCCAGCAGGGTGCATCACGATCTTTTGACCCGCGGGCCGAGTTGGGTCCGTAACGCACTGGCTCGGCGTGGCAGCCACACGATGGCATTGACCGCGACCTTGATGCTGATGGTGATTGCCAACCACAACATTTTTCCCGTCTCGCGCGGCATCCCCAATAGCGACCTGCTCTTGATACAACCTGCCAGTCCAGCGCTGATCTATGGGCTGTCAATTGGCTGCGGCGCATTGCTAATGTATTGGGTAGTGCGTATCGCCACTGTCCCCACACGCACTGTTCTACTCGCCGTCATCGCATTGCTGATCGCCGGGCGGGCACCACTGCCGCCGTATTCCTCATCTAATACGCCACCACGCGCGCAACCCGACATCATCGTGATTGGCGTCGATTCGCTACGTCCAGACCATTTGAAGGCATTCGGCTACGACGGCGAGACGCTGACGCCGACCATCGACGGGTTCCTACGCAACGCAATCAATTTCGAGCAAGCCTATACGCCAATGGCGCGGACCTTCGTCGCCTATATGAGCATCCTCAGCGGACGCTATCCAACTCGGCACGGCGCACGCGAGAACCTGTATCCCTCCGATAAGATCGATAAACAAGCTTCAGTCGCCCACCGATTGAAAGATGCCGGCTACACCACCATGTTTGCGATGGACGAATCGCGCTTTGCCAATTTCGATCAGGGCTATGGATTCGATACGTTGGTGACGCCCCCGCCGGGGGTGTTCGATTTTTTGGTGGGTGACTTCCTCGACACCATCGGCACCAATCTGGCGCAGCTATTGCCCTATGCAGACGTATGGATGCCGCACGTAGCCGGCAATCGAGCCGCCGCTACGATCTATCGACCAGCAGCACACGACAACAGACTCGCCCGTGCCGTTGCGGCTGCAGACAGCCAGAAGCCGTTGTTCCTTGTCTCTCATTATTGCATCGCACACGTTCCTTATGTCCAGGCGACCAATGTAGATGGCAACGCCCGCACACCTTATGAAGGTGCGCTGCAGGTTGCCGACGGCCAAGTCGCTAAAATCATGCTCCAACTAAAAGCTGCTGGCCGCCTGCGTAACGCTGTGGTGGTGATTCTGTCCGATCACGGCGAAGCATTGGGCCTGCAGCCCGACCAATGGCTGGAGGAGCCTGCTCAGAACAACATTGGCAACCAAGCCTCTATCGGACCATATTTCGGCCACGGGTCGCCCGCTATGGACGAGTCACAGATGCACGTCTTGCTCGCGATGCAACGCTATCGTGATGGCGAGCCGGTATGGCCATCGGCCACATCACAGCATCCGGCGAGCCTGATAGATGTCATGCCAACGGTACTGTCGAAAATTGGAACTAGTTTCTCAGACATCGACTTTGATGGCAGAGAATTGATTAATGCAAAAGGGAACTCTCTGCCATATTCGGAGCGTCCTATTTTCTTCGAATCCGGAATATCCGGCGCGTCGCTGCAGAAGAAAAACATTGACCCGGATGAAGTAGCCACAGAGCTCAGCCGACTATTCGAACTGACGCCTGACCACCACCTTCAATTGCGACAGTCGGATGTACGCGAACAACTGCGGCTCAAACAACGCGCTGTGTTTTTCAAGCGCTACGGCGTGAGTAGCTGGCCATCGGGGATGTTCAATGGTCCAAATGATTGCTGGATGAAGCTCGACCGCACCACGCTGGCTGCACAATGCCTACCTCTGCTAACCACGGATCCTGTGGTCACTGCATACAAGACATTACTGTGCCGGCACTTCGCGACTGACCATGAGTTCGAGGCGCACTGGTGCGCCTCGGCGGGCAACGGGGTGACGGCAATCGAAGCGGCCACACTCGGCAACGCGGCGCAATGA
- a CDS encoding type II toxin-antitoxin system HigB family toxin: MRIIALSTLKAFWQDTPVYKDAEEPTLAWYRHVLAADWAQPAAVKADFGNASILQDGRVVFNIAGNKYRLVVWINYDYRVVYVRFIGTHTQYDKVDVQTI, translated from the coding sequence ATGCGAATTATCGCCCTCTCCACGCTCAAGGCGTTCTGGCAAGACACGCCTGTCTACAAAGACGCAGAGGAGCCCACGCTGGCGTGGTACAGGCATGTATTGGCCGCCGACTGGGCACAGCCCGCGGCCGTGAAGGCTGACTTCGGCAACGCCAGCATCCTCCAGGACGGCCGCGTCGTGTTCAACATCGCGGGCAACAAATACCGACTGGTTGTCTGGATCAACTACGACTATCGCGTTGTCTACGTGCGCTTCATCGGCACACACACGCAGTACGACAAGGTCGACGTTCAAACCATATGA
- a CDS encoding helix-turn-helix domain-containing protein produces MNIKPIKTETDYRDALKAVEGVMNAKPGTPAGDTLDVLVTLVEAYEARHYALDPPDPVEAIKFRMEQAGLSVKDLEPAIGKSNRVYEVLNGKRSLTLPMIWRLHSMFGIPAESLIKPPEKHRAA; encoded by the coding sequence ATGAACATCAAACCCATCAAAACCGAAACCGACTATCGCGACGCCCTCAAGGCGGTCGAGGGCGTCATGAACGCCAAGCCCGGCACGCCAGCAGGCGACACGCTGGACGTGCTGGTTACCTTGGTCGAAGCGTATGAAGCCAGGCACTACGCCCTGGACCCTCCCGACCCCGTCGAGGCCATCAAATTCCGCATGGAACAAGCCGGCCTGTCCGTGAAGGACCTGGAGCCGGCCATCGGCAAGTCCAATCGCGTTTATGAAGTTCTCAACGGCAAGCGCTCGTTGACACTCCCCATGATCTGGCGGCTGCACAGCATGTTCGGGATTCCCGCCGAAAGCCTGATCAAGCCGCCTGAGAAGCACCGCGCGGCTTGA
- a CDS encoding pilin, with translation MKNVQKGFTLIELMIVVAIIAILAAIALPAYQDYTIRARVSELAVIASGMKATVAENIANNGGALTPNDPCAGTGATTAATTNLSTITCTTGTGVIIATGTAVAKGTILTFAPVIGGTSSAVGTTWSCVGSGSNPKYYPAECR, from the coding sequence ATGAAGAACGTACAGAAAGGCTTCACCCTGATCGAACTGATGATCGTGGTTGCGATCATCGCGATTCTGGCTGCGATTGCGCTGCCGGCTTATCAGGACTACACCATCCGCGCGCGCGTTTCCGAGCTGGCTGTCATCGCCAGCGGCATGAAGGCTACCGTTGCTGAAAACATTGCCAACAATGGCGGTGCGTTGACACCCAATGATCCGTGCGCGGGCACCGGCGCCACCACCGCCGCAACCACTAACTTGTCGACTATCACGTGCACCACGGGAACCGGCGTCATTATTGCCACCGGCACCGCCGTCGCCAAGGGCACCATCCTGACTTTCGCCCCTGTGATTGGTGGTACGAGCTCAGCAGTCGGCACCACCTGGTCCTGCGTCGGAAGCGGCAGCAACCCCAAGTACTACCCGGCCGAGTGCCGCTAA
- a CDS encoding pilin encodes MKNTRGFTLIELMIVIAIIAILAAIALPAYQDYTIRARVSELAVSASGLKVTVAENIINNGGALPTDACAPVSTAVPTGNRNTASIACTPATGAIAVTGTTLTRGTILTYTPTTVTSGAIGTSWRCVGSGSQPKFYPAECR; translated from the coding sequence ATGAAAAACACGCGCGGGTTCACATTGATCGAACTCATGATCGTCATCGCGATCATTGCAATCCTCGCTGCCATCGCTCTACCCGCATATCAGGATTACACCATCCGCGCCCGGGTCTCCGAGCTAGCCGTCTCAGCCAGCGGACTCAAGGTAACGGTCGCCGAAAACATCATCAACAACGGCGGCGCATTGCCCACCGACGCCTGCGCGCCGGTCTCGACCGCTGTTCCGACCGGCAACCGCAACACCGCCAGCATCGCCTGCACGCCCGCCACCGGCGCTATCGCAGTCACCGGCACGACGCTCACACGCGGCACCATTCTCACCTACACCCCCACTACAGTCACCAGCGGCGCCATTGGTACCTCGTGGCGTTGCGTTGGCAGCGGCAGCCAGCCGAAGTTTTATCCGGCAGAGTGCCGCTAG
- the pilB gene encoding type IV-A pilus assembly ATPase PilB: protein MNAVATANLVGITGIARRLVQDGALSESAAREAMAAATEQRKPLAAYIIEKRLVAPAHLAAANSVEFGVPIFDAAAMDPEQSAIKLVKEELLRKHTVLPLFKRGNRLFVGISEPTNTHALSEIKFQTNFTVEAILVDEESIKRHLDRWQENADALGDAMGEDDEGLENLDIGGGEDELSSESGVDAKTDDTPVVKFINKVLVDAIRRGASDIHFEPYETEYRVRLRIDGLLKQSAKVPVKLQPRISARLKVMAQLDIAERRVPQDGRIKLNLSKTKQIDFRVSTLPTLFGEKIVLRILDGSAAKMGIEKLGYEDDQRDLFLAAVKRPYGMVLVTGPTGSGKTVSLYTALNILNDETRNISTVEDPVEIRVPGINQVQMNVKRGMTFAAALRSFLRQDPDVIMVGEIRDLETAEIGIKAAQTGHMVLSTLHTNDAPQTIARLMNMGVAPFNITSSVSLVIAQRLARRLHDCKRPVELPEHALLAEGFTAEEIASEDFTIYEAVGCADCTEGYKGRTGIYQVMPMTDEIQGIVLAGGNAMQIADAAQKSGVRDLRQSALMKVRNGVTSLAEINRVTKD from the coding sequence ATGAATGCCGTAGCTACTGCCAACCTTGTTGGCATCACCGGTATTGCCCGCCGCCTGGTGCAGGATGGCGCGCTGTCCGAGTCTGCTGCACGTGAGGCCATGGCCGCCGCCACCGAGCAACGCAAGCCGCTCGCCGCGTACATCATCGAGAAGCGACTCGTCGCTCCCGCGCATCTTGCCGCGGCCAACTCTGTCGAGTTCGGTGTACCGATTTTCGATGCCGCCGCGATGGACCCGGAGCAGTCGGCGATCAAGCTGGTCAAGGAAGAGCTGCTTCGCAAGCACACGGTGCTGCCGCTGTTCAAGCGCGGCAACCGCCTGTTCGTCGGTATTTCCGAACCCACCAACACGCACGCGTTGTCGGAGATCAAGTTCCAGACCAACTTCACCGTCGAGGCGATCCTGGTCGACGAGGAAAGCATCAAGCGCCATCTGGACCGCTGGCAGGAGAACGCCGATGCACTCGGCGACGCCATGGGCGAGGACGACGAGGGGCTTGAGAACCTGGACATCGGCGGCGGGGAGGACGAACTCTCATCCGAGAGCGGGGTCGACGCCAAAACGGACGACACCCCTGTCGTCAAGTTCATCAACAAGGTGCTGGTGGATGCGATCCGTCGCGGCGCGTCTGACATCCACTTCGAGCCGTATGAAACCGAGTACCGGGTGCGCCTGCGCATCGATGGGCTCCTGAAGCAGTCGGCCAAGGTGCCGGTCAAATTGCAGCCGCGCATATCCGCACGCCTCAAGGTGATGGCGCAGCTGGATATCGCCGAGCGCCGTGTACCGCAGGACGGGCGCATCAAGCTCAACCTGAGCAAGACCAAGCAGATCGACTTTCGAGTCAGCACGCTGCCGACTCTATTCGGCGAGAAGATCGTGCTGCGTATCCTCGACGGCAGCGCGGCGAAGATGGGCATTGAGAAGCTCGGCTACGAGGACGACCAGCGCGACCTGTTCCTGGCCGCGGTCAAGCGTCCCTACGGGATGGTGCTGGTCACCGGCCCGACCGGCTCCGGCAAGACGGTGTCGCTGTACACGGCGCTGAACATTCTCAACGACGAGACGCGCAACATCTCCACCGTTGAGGATCCGGTCGAGATCCGCGTGCCGGGCATCAATCAGGTGCAGATGAACGTCAAGCGCGGCATGACCTTCGCCGCCGCGCTGCGCAGCTTCCTGCGCCAGGATCCGGACGTGATCATGGTCGGTGAGATCCGCGACCTGGAAACCGCCGAGATCGGCATCAAGGCCGCGCAGACCGGCCACATGGTGCTGTCCACCCTGCACACCAACGACGCGCCGCAGACCATCGCGCGCCTGATGAACATGGGCGTGGCGCCGTTCAACATCACCTCGTCGGTGTCGCTGGTGATCGCCCAGCGTCTGGCCCGCCGCCTGCACGACTGCAAGCGCCCGGTGGAACTGCCCGAGCACGCGCTGCTGGCCGAAGGCTTTACCGCCGAGGAGATCGCGTCTGAAGACTTCACGATCTACGAGGCGGTTGGGTGCGCCGACTGCACCGAAGGCTACAAGGGCCGTACCGGCATCTACCAGGTCATGCCGATGACCGACGAGATCCAGGGCATCGTGCTGGCGGGGGGCAACGCGATGCAGATTGCCGATGCCGCGCAGAAGTCCGGCGTGCGCGACCTGCGCCAGTCGGCCTTGATGAAGGTCCGCAATGGCGTCACAAGCCTGGCGGAGATCAATCGGGTGACCAAGGACTGA